A stretch of Kaistella flava (ex Peng et al. 2021) DNA encodes these proteins:
- a CDS encoding septal ring lytic transglycosylase RlpA family protein — MIKTSALNKSVNLLFVALLSIALYSCSANRGNANASYQSTTVSYYAKKYNGKKTASGEVYRPTKMTAAHKTLSFGTKVEIINIENSKKVIVTINDRGPLKAGRAFDLSQGAFKKIGNLNDGILKVKYKVRK; from the coding sequence ATGATAAAAACCTCTGCACTCAACAAATCCGTCAATCTCTTATTTGTAGCCCTCTTGAGTATCGCCTTATATTCCTGTTCCGCAAACAGAGGCAACGCCAACGCTTCCTATCAATCTACCACCGTTTCTTATTACGCAAAAAAATATAATGGTAAAAAAACGGCCAGCGGAGAGGTTTACAGGCCTACTAAAATGACCGCCGCCCACAAAACATTGTCTTTCGGCACCAAAGTGGAAATCATCAATATCGAAAATTCAAAAAAAGTAATTGTTACGATCAATGACCGGGGTCCACTAAAAGCAGGCAGGGCATTCGATCTTAGTCAGGGTGCATTCAAAAAAATAGGGAATCTGAACGATGGTATTCTAAAGGTGAAGTATAAAGTACGTAAGTAA